A genome region from Triticum aestivum cultivar Chinese Spring chromosome 2B, IWGSC CS RefSeq v2.1, whole genome shotgun sequence includes the following:
- the LOC123046558 gene encoding protein Brevis radix-like 2, translating to MLACIACSAKEGGEDGSRAAATPAVRSLTSQLKDMVLKFSGSSKHYKGAAAGSPSFRSYRRPYPGFVDDTTFTPRPASDVGAYTRTTAAAANGSARAASSATWDMTGRGWPGVDEEDGGEIVAAGVDAAVPREWTAQVEPGVQITFVTLPGGGNDLKRIRFSREMFNKWEAQRWWGENYDRIVELYNVQTFSGRQQGGSTPTSSVDDSLLRDSSYSRGGSTRDSPVVMMPPPPPSSSSSKDPMSRSVSCKAMMPPPSGPYGAGPSTRAAYYPSAAAVPDPSDHVWAHHFNMLNSAAVGGHSSYDPSRATTSSRDEASVSISNVSDMEATEWIEQDEPGVCLTIRELGDGTRELRRVRFSRERFGEDRAKVWWEQNRDRIQAQYL from the exons ATGCTGGCCTGCATCGCGTGCTCCGCAAAGGAAGGCGGGGAGGACGGCTCCCGTGCCGCGGCCACGCCGGCCGTCAGGTCTCTCACCTCACAG CTCAAGGACATGGTGCTCAAGTTCTCTGGCTCCAGCAAGCACTACAAGGGGGCGGCCGCCGGGAGCCCCTCTTTCAGGAGCTACCGACGCCCCTACCCGGGCTTCGTCGACGACACTACCTTCACGCCGAGGCCGGCGAGCGACGTCGGCGCGTACACGAGGACTACTGCGGCAGCTGCGAACGGGAGCGCGCGGGCCGCCTCGTCGGCAACGTGGGACATGACCGGGCGCGGATGGCCAGGCGTggacgaggaggacggcggcgagatCGTCGCCGCTGGGGTGGACGCCGCCGTGCCCCGGGAGTGGACGGCGCAGGTGGAGCCCGGCGTGCAGATCACCTTCGTCACGCTCCCCGGCGGCGGCAACGATCTCAAGCGCATCCGCTTCAG CCGTGAGATGTTTAACAAGTGGGAGGCGCAGCGGTGGTGGGGAGAGAACTACGACCGCATCGTTGAGCTGTACAACGTGCAGACGTTCAGCGGCCGGCAGCAGGGGGGCTCCACTCCGACGTCCTCCGTCGACGACTCGCTTCTG AGAGATTCGTCCTATTCCCGGGGCGGCTCCACGAGGGACAGCCCGGTCGTcatgatgccgccgccgccgccgtcatcctCGTCGAGCAAAGACCCGATGTCCCGTAGCGTGTCCTGCAAGGCGATGATGCCCCCGCCGTCGGGGCCTTACGGGGCGGGGCCATCCACCAGGGCGGCGTACTACCCGTCCGCGGCGGCCGTGCCCGACCCGTCCGACCACGTGTGGGCGCACCACTTCAACATGCTCAACTCCGCGGCGGTCGGCGGGCATTCCTCCTACGACCCGTcgcgcgccaccacctcctcccgcgACGAGGCCTCCGTGTCCATCAGCAACGTCAGCGACATGGAGGCGACGGAGTGGATCGAGCAGGACGAGCCCGGCGTGTGCCTCACCATCCGCGAGCTCGGCGACGGCACGCGCGAGCTCCGCCGCGTCCGGTTCAG